TGATGCATAGAGCTCAAGTGAACAGCAGTCTAAAGGTCCTCACTAATATTTCAGAACAAACCTGTTCAAAATTCAAATACTTTAGACAATAAAGACTTGAATGTAACCCTCAAGCTGAGTAACTATTTGTAACGGTCACGCATCCTCTGGTATAGTAAGCCTCTGGGCCAATAAAATAGCTTTTCCTTGTGCAGTGTTTAAAACTTGGACAATTATCAACCAGTAAGTCAGTAAATTAAAATTATTGAGCTCAAAACCCAATTTTAAAACACATGGTAATGATTTTAATTTATTAAAGACAAACTAAACCAGAAATAATAAATACATGGAAGAATAGTAATACTTTTGAACTCAAAacaaagaaataaaaaaataaaaacacaaaagTGGTGACAGACAAGGCAAACAATGCCTTTTTGGCCAATGGATTGCAAAAGTATCCCAGCTACTTTTCGATTGACATATCAGGGGAAAGAATCTCAAAAGATACAATTTGCGATTTGTCTTGTACACGTTTCTGAACTGACTGAAAACATCATACAGTCCAATAATACATTGTTTGGTGTTAAGATTAGACATTTTCACAGCCCCCCAAATATACTGAACTTAAAACCCCGTTTCCGGGTGGGTAGGGAGGATGCGGGCAGGTGGAGGGGGACTGAGGGGGGGAATGGGTCAGAGTTATCTTTGTATGCATTTAATTGATTGTTTTTGTGCCTCTGAAAAAGAAAAATGACTAAACTCAATAAAAAAAGTTGGTCACAAAAGAAAATATTCTGTTGACCTAATCACGAGGCATAGGGCTAGGAAGTACAAGTACAAATTAAAATCACAGATACCAATAATGTTCTTCATTAAGAAAAATCTGAAAGTAGGCAGGATAGATACATTCACAGTATGCATACTCCCCACCTTTCAAATGAATAAGAACAAGTGAAGATAAGACTTTTGACAGCTCTTAAAAAAGCCTTTATACAAAACAATGAATTTTCACCCGATATGAGTTAGTGTTATGATAACTTTTGACCAAAACAAACCTTGCTCTGAActctgaggggtatactacaaagcagaatCAAGGAGTTACCCAGCCTGAATATTCTGAAATAACGtattaatttaaaaaaagataagcttgaaatgggcatggtctaatGGACGCgacaaccaaaaacacatatatatatttaactttcttaatgaaccagaaaataaactgtttatcaaagttagccggctaactcattgatcctgctttgtagtacacCCCTCTGTCCAGACACAACTGTtctttattcctgaatgggctggACAATCATCCCTGTGTTTCAGCATGtgacaatatgtgtgtgtgtgacagagtgccTGTGAAAGTCTGTTCTTGTGCATATCTTGTTCTATGTACAAGTGTATGAGTACACACTTGTGCTCTAATGATTCCTCATGGGGACTCTGAAGACGGAAGTCCACAGGGTTGCTGTAAAACTATCAGCCCACTGGAGGGGTCATTCTTACTTGGCAGCTCTttgaaataaaaatcaatttatacattCACAATTTGATccatgaaacaaaaacagaagaCATAAAATGGTAGTTTCCCTACTGGCTCTACACAGGGTGGACGGGGacaggggagggtggaggaaaAGAGGCCGTAGCTTATAATTGGCATTTGATTTGACACTTCTCCTATTGATCAAAATGCCCTTTTAGTTGTACGCCAACCTAACAGCAGGGATCTTACTCAAATTCACATagatacatacacattcacaaGTGCCATTCCCTTGACCAGGGCCTGTGTGTTGCTGCCCTCCCTAACTGTTGTCACAACTGGTCAGAAGGGGCACAAGTTTCTCTCAGCTCTTCCAGTATGGCTTAGTTTTTTACCAGGGACAGTAACGAGGGGGATAAAATATTTCACAAATCATAAGCAACGCATCACATTTAAAAACCCATGTTTGTCCTTGGTAGCCAATTAGACACATTTACCGGTAAATATAACCGTTTCAAGTGATGGGATCTCAGCAGGGACTCTCCCAGTGAGgtgtcctctcctccttctccagtAGGACTAGCATCGCAGCGGTGACCTCTTTTTGGCTGCTTTAGTTCACACATCCCTTTACAACATCCACAGGACCCCACCACGCCACCACCCCCCGCCTCCAGTCTGCAGAGACAAGGTTATCTCTGCTGCTCTGTTTAAGACTGTATGCATACACATTATCATTACTCTCATTTATATTAGTGTCTTTTGTTAAGGATTTGTGAATCCTGCTCTCAAAATAAAAAGGTAGTAAAAGTCAAGTTAAGAGTCATCCATGGAGGAAGTACTGGGGGGTGAACCAGGGGTTCTGCAGATATGGTCATGAGGGACGGGGCTGTGGGAGGGGAGAAGGGTTGTCCTCAGAGCCCTGCCCCACACAGTCATTTCTGAAAGGGCCTGGAACAGAGCCCTGTGGGACACCACCCTGACCCTGGGGGAATGCTGCTATGCCGCCATGAGATACTGGTGGTAGAAGAGGCCGAAGATGGAGGTGGAAAAGAGGCAGGCAGCGATCCACCAggtgaggaaggagaggaggccacgGAAAAGCAGGGGGGTAAACACTGTTCGCAGGCCCCCGAGGGCCACCGACAGCTGGGCCACCGATGCCTGGGCATCCACAGCCAGCCCTGGAGCTGCAGTTGGTGCTGCCACCGCGGCAGGGTCAGAGTTAATCTCCATTGGGCAGGGGAGGTCTCCCTCAGGGTACACCCCCCAGGAGTGTCCACCTATAACGCAAAGAGTAGGGGGCTACATTAGCAGTGTGGTGGACTAAAGACTGCTGCTAAATGGTTCAATTTAATGTACGGGCAATAATTTCTGATGATGTGCCAAACTCACCTAAGGTTTTTAGCAGCAAGGTTGTATGCAGCAACATCACCAAGGGTGCCACATACTGCAGTGCGATTACACATAGGTAGTAGAAAACACGGGCCACCTGGGAAACAAAAGAAGAGAGAACTTCCTGTCAACAGGAACTCTTAAAACCCCATTGGTTTTATCATACTCTGTCCATCTGTCAAGGCCAAATGATTGGCCGATTCGAGGTGCCACTCACCATCTTCTGCAGGTCGACAGTGCTGATGCGTCCCGCCTCCTTCTTCATCTGCTCCACGCCCTTCTGGGCCAGGTTGAGGTAGGCCTGGAGGTGGTGCCTCATCATAGCCAGGCGCAGCACACACAGCAGCACGATGGCCCACAACCGCAACGTGTCATAGGTCTCCTCAGTCATCCTGGTGAGGTGTCAGAGAcacagcgagtgtgtgtgtgagagcgagagagaaagagacgggtGAAGGAAAAATGATAAGCAACCCATGTCGATAATGTGAGAagatgagagagtgagtgtgCGAGAATGTGAGGGTACGAAAGCCAGGAGTGACAGGGAAAGGTGGAACGAAAGAGATGTTACAGAGATGTGAAACTTTGGGAAGGCCTAATTCTTTGCCCATGCATGTGGTTGAAAAATTtaatgacaaacaaaaaacaagccAGAGGTGAACTTACAAAGGCACACTCTCCTTCCCCAGGGCAGGGTTCAGGAGGTAGTCCTTGGTTATGGGCTTCACCCACAGCAGTACCATAATAAGAGGGGCCAGGAAGTTGATATGAAGCAAGGTCCTGGAAGAGAAGAATAACGTAAAATGGTCACACAATCTTGTCAGAGAATGCTTTGCTTATCCTGGAGTGCAATGTGAATACTGTATGAGCACTATGTTTATGGCATACTATCATCCACACTCATCGAGGACCGGCTAGTAGACCACATTACTTATTGGTTTAttcagatccccattagcttttgccgaagcagcagctattcttcctgggatCCAATAATTTACACTCACACCTACTTCAGCTAGCCCATATTTGAATGGGACAACAATGTGTAGTCTGGGTGTGGGggaaggaagacaggagagaagagaggaactcACTGTGTGACTTTGGCTGTAGTCAGGTTGAGGGCATCCAGGTGCATTTGAGCCAATCGTAGGCCAGGGAAGGTGAGGAATGCACCAATCAGAGAGCAGAGCAAGGCCAGGATCAGCTTAAAGGTGAGTTTAGATATGGGACCCCTGGTGAAAAGAACATACACAGTTATATTGGGCTAAAGCGTACCTCACATTCATACAACATGTGCATATGCAC
The DNA window shown above is from Coregonus clupeaformis isolate EN_2021a chromosome 18, ASM2061545v1, whole genome shotgun sequence and carries:
- the LOC121550373 gene encoding transmembrane protein 161B isoform X1, translated to MGVIGVQLVVTMVMASVIQKIIPHYSFARWLLCSGSLRWYQHPTEDELRSLAGKQQKTKSKKDRRNNGHIENKPLTIPKDIDLQLETKCITEVDTLALHYFPEFQWLVDFTVAATVVYLITELYYTVAQPSGEMNISVVWCLLVLAFVIKTLFSLTAFYFKLEEGGERSLCITFAFFFFVKAMAILIVTENYLEFGLETGFANFSESATQFLDNQGLESQGPISKLTFKLILALLCSLIGAFLTFPGLRLAQMHLDALNLTTAKVTQTLLHINFLAPLIMVLLWVKPITKDYLLNPALGKESVPLMTEETYDTLRLWAIVLLCVLRLAMMRHHLQAYLNLAQKGVEQMKKEAGRISTVDLQKMVARVFYYLCVIALQYVAPLVMLLHTTLLLKTLGGHSWGVYPEGDLPCPMEINSDPAAVAAPTAAPGLAVDAQASVAQLSVALGGLRTVFTPLLFRGLLSFLTWWIAACLFSTSIFGLFYHQYLMAA
- the LOC121550373 gene encoding transmembrane protein 161B isoform X2; translation: MVMASVIQKIIPHYSFARWLLCSGSLRWYQHPTEDELRSLAGKQQKTKSKKDRRNNGHIENKPLTIPKDIDLQLETKCITEVDTLALHYFPEFQWLVDFTVAATVVYLITELYYTVAQPSGEMNISVVWCLLVLAFVIKTLFSLTAFYFKLEEGGERSLCITFAFFFFVKAMAILIVTENYLEFGLETGFANFSESATQFLDNQGLESQGPISKLTFKLILALLCSLIGAFLTFPGLRLAQMHLDALNLTTAKVTQTLLHINFLAPLIMVLLWVKPITKDYLLNPALGKESVPLMTEETYDTLRLWAIVLLCVLRLAMMRHHLQAYLNLAQKGVEQMKKEAGRISTVDLQKMVARVFYYLCVIALQYVAPLVMLLHTTLLLKTLGGHSWGVYPEGDLPCPMEINSDPAAVAAPTAAPGLAVDAQASVAQLSVALGGLRTVFTPLLFRGLLSFLTWWIAACLFSTSIFGLFYHQYLMAA